CATAGCGGTACCTCTGGCAAGATGACCCACCTCGACACCGAACCTCGTGTGGGTCCTACCGAGCGCGTCGTCCACGAACCCCAGTACGGCATGGGTCACGACCGGGACGCCGTAGGTTAGGGGTGCCAGATACGCGTATATTAGGGCGGGGACGACGCCGACGCCCCTCGGTGTACCTCCCCGAACGGGCTCGTAGAGCGGCCCGTCCAGGAACCTGAAGACGGCGCACGCGGCGAGGGTCGCGGGTGCTGACGCTACGAGCGCCACCAACGTGTCGTGCACGGACTGGCCCCCACATTCGACTCATGGGGATACTCACGATGGGGAGATTCGAGCGCAACTTGGCGGCGATGTTCACTGAGTACGCCCTGATCAGTACGATCCAGGTCCTCTTCTGGATCGTGCTACCTAAGATCATGGGTCCTCAGCAGTTCGGGAGGCTCGTGCTTCTGATCAACTTGGCGGGATTCCTAGCCGACCCAATCCATCAGGCGGTCGCCCTCGCGTGTTCTACCGAGCTGTTGAGTCTTGGGGACAGGGAGCGCGCCTCCTTGTGCGTTTCGGCTGTGATAGTCTCATTGACGCTATCCCTCGCGGCCGCTTCTGCGATGCTGACGGTCATCACCATACTACCCGTACCGGAGAGGCTCCGTACTGTGTCGGATCCGTGGGCCGCCTTAGGCCTGTTGGCATTGTGTACGTCTCCTGTGACGAGGGTCATGGAACCGTTCCTCCTCGCCGCCGGACGGAACTTGTTTGTGATGACCATAGCACTAGGTCACGCCGCTAAGGTGATGGTCCCAACGTTACTGAGGACTTCGTGGGTCGGAGCGGCGATATGTGCCGGTCTCTGCCCGTTCTTGGCCGGTTTAGCGGTCCTACCGCTCGTCGGGAAGCCTCGGGGATGGAATTTCTCGATCGGATACCTCAAGCGCGGTACGGTAATCGTTGTGGACCGTCTCGTTGAGTTGGGGTCGTACGCGTACGCGATCGTCCTAACGTACGTCCTGTACGGGTCGAAGACCTCGGCGTTCGTCGGTTTAGGGTTGGCGGCCTACAAGTTCGCGGCCCTGACGTTGGAAGCGTTCGTGCAGCCGATAACACTCGAAGTCGGGGCGGGTGAGGAGGAACTGGCGTTCAGAGGATTGCGCGGATACCTAGTCCCGGCGGGTATCGCGGCAGCCATAGCGATCTTCACGTGCGCCAGCCTCGCACCGGTAGTTCTCTCGACCGAGTACGGGCCGGCGGTGCCGATCGTCCGATGGTTCTCACTCCCCACGCTCATGCTTCCCTCCCACATCGCACTCCGGGCGCACCTGATAGGAATCCGTAGATTACGTCTGCTTCTCGTGTACCGCGCCCTTTACGCCTCCTCGTTCCTCGTAGTCCTCCACACATTGACCGGGACGTTCGGACCCGTGAGCGTACCGATGGGGTTGTTAGCGGCCCTTTCGTTCACACCCCCGATAGTAGCGATGATCCGACGTCATACGGTCACTGGTGAGGAATCTCGGCGAGCACGTCGGGCAGATCCTCCAATCGTTCCGGTCCGACCACGATCTCACACCCGGCGTGTAGTGACACCTCGAAGATCGTGACACCGTCGATGAACGACCCGAGTTCCACGGATATCCGCGGCACGATGGCCACGTCTAGATCCCTACGCTCAAGTTCTCGGAGGATGTCCTCACCCGTGAGTAGTCCGGCGCACCCGATGTTACCGCCGAAGTACCGATTTTCCACTGTTACAGGTTCTAAGACTTCACGCCCCAGCTTCTCGTTCGTAGTCCGACATAATTCCTCGATGACAAGTCCGAACATCTCGCCGGTGATCAGTCCTATCTTAGAGTCGACGCCGCCGAGGGCTTCGGCGCATTGTGACGCCAGATCGTTTAGACTCTTCAAATATTCCTCTAACGGGACCAGACTGTCGCAGGGGACCACGTCGAGGTCCAACTCGCGATCCATCCGTCGGCACGTCTCCCACAGGAACCGAATTTCATCGGACGTGGGGGGCCGAATACCTTCCCGGTTGTACCTAGTGACCCCGACCGGAATCACCACGCACTTACGGAGGTCCCAGTCGTCGAGATCCCGTAGGATCATGGGTAGGGAGTTCAAGTTGTAGTCGGGTACGGCCACGACGTTAGCGACGGTATCGACCTCACGTGCAGCCTTTCGGACCAGCTCCAACACACGTGCGGCTTCGCGGACGCTCTCCCGGGTCAGCTTGGCGCGTTCCGATGGATCGGTGGAAAGGAGGTGGAAGTCTAGTTGATCGACGTACCGTAGGAGAGTCCGGAGCTTTCGCTCCGTCAGGAATTTTCCGGAAGTTATCACCTTGAGCGGTAGGTTCTCTCGGCTTTCCACAAGCTCGCGCGCCCGGCGAACCACGTCTTCCAGCTTCGGATGGTTCACCAGATCGGATGGGTACATGGATAACTCGTCGATGACGAGACGGCGTCGGGCATCCGGTGGGAGTTGGGTGGCATAACAATGCCGACAGGTCGGCGAGCATGGCGGTGTGGGATCACTCGGAGGACCGTGAGACTCGATCAGCCAGGTCTTCTCCCCGTCGTAATCCAGGTGTCGAGTCACCCACTCCGTACTCACCTGAACGATCCCACATTCCCCCCACCGAGATGCCACCCATCGGATGAGACCGTCTGATGGGACCCTTTCGACCCACTATTCGTGGCGCATATCACTCCGAAGTCGCCCCGGGATCGCAGCTGAGATAGGGACGGTCGAGGTGTCTACGCCGCAACTCCGCACTCGGGGAGTGGACAACCTGATACTGCGCGGCCGACGGAGAACCCAAACGCTACGTCGCGCCACGTCCCATCAGTTGGTTATAGGAACGGTCTGGGACGCTCCGTGCCGGTACTACTCCCTATACTTCGGCTGTCCTCCGACACCGCCGGGTAGCCCTTCCCTTTTCCGTAACTTTTCAACTAGCCGCAGTATTCCGAGCAAGTACCGCTCGACCGAACTCTCGAACGTTACCACGTCCTCCTCGGGCCAGGGACAACGAGGTAACCGCAGGTTTCGCGGGTCTTCCTTCCTGGCCAGCTCGATGGCCTCTTCGACCGCAGACTTCCACTCCAGCATGGGCATCACTGCCGGCGGTGACTCGTAAATCAGCAGGAAGGCCTCTTTGTCGGATTCCTCGGGACAATGGACGTAATGGTTCAAGAGTGAGAGTGGCACCCCATGTTTCAACTTCAGGGCATAGTTGAGGGCGTGAACCGCGTGTTCGGCCGAATCGGTCCCGACCCTCCTCCTCAAATCCGAGTCTTCCAGGCGAATGTAGTACGCCTTCACGCGTATCGTGATGTCACCACGCTCCAGCGGGATAGGCCGCTCGGGTTCGTCCGGGGGAGGCGAGAGTACCGTGTCCGTCCACCGGAGCTCGACGTACCCTATTCCGCACTTCCCCTCTCCCTCGACGTGGACCTCGATTCTGGGATAAGTCCACCAACCTTCCTCGATAAGCTGTGCTACGGTGGGATCGTACTCCTCCACGGGGACGGCCGGGATCGTGAGGGTCTTCCGGTCGGGTGGTTCGCTGACGACCCAGATCTCGCCGGCGGCCCTGAACGCGCATCCCGGGGCCCAAGCCCTTGGCACGTCTTCGGGATCGACTTGGTCCCTGAGAACGGCCCGTGAGTCGTCCTCGCGGACCACCCGGTACGATCCCTTTTCCCCGTAGAACGACTCGGTCGGATTACTCCAAGGTGGTGCGGCCAAGTGCGACTGGGCGTAAGCCAGTATGCGTTCGACTTTGCCCTCCAGGTAGGCCTCGCGGAATCTCCTCGGAGTCTTGGTCACGAACGAAGTCCAAGGGTCGGCCGGGTAGATCACGGACTCCGCCTCCTGACCGCGCCTGCCGGCACGTCCTTCCCGCTGCCAGAAGTCGGAGACGCGGTCAGGGATCCCGTAGTGCACGACTCGAATTACGGACCCCACGTCGATGCCGACCTCGAGCGTCTTCACTGTAATCATCACGGAGGCACGACCTCGCTTGAACTCCCGCTCGGCACGTCGGCGCTCGTCCCGGGGGAGCGCCCCGTGATGTAGTGTGACGTATTCTTCTAGTCCGTACCGTCGGCATAGTACCTGGTAAGCGTGTTCCGCCTGTGTCCGGGTTCTGAAGAATACCAACGTCTTCGGGTCCTCCAGGGCGTATCTGATGATATCTTCCAGGAGATCGGCCATTTTGGCGGTATTTCGAACCACGAACTTACGGGGTGCCATCTTCCCCCTACCGCGGACGTGCGTGCAGGTCTCACCGGTGGCTCGCTCGACCTCGCCGCAGAAGTAATCCGGGTGTCCCACGGTTCCGGACATGAACAGGTGCCGGCGATCCCGGAGCGCGCGAACGATCCCGAGCAACAGGTTCACCTGTTTGGGACCGTAGAAGTGGACTTCGTCCCACACGAGGCACCGCGCGACGTCGGTCAGGAACTCCCAGAACTGAAGCCCTCGACGGGCGTGAATCCAGATCATCTGTGGGTTTGTAACGACGATCTCGGCTTCCTGAACCTTGGCGCGCCATCCCGGGTGGTCACCGTCGGCGATAACCACGTCGTAGCCGTACTGGATCATCCGTTCGGCCTGATCACGGGCGAGAGCCTTAGTCGGATACACGAAAACTGCAGGAAAGGTATGTTCGTGCTCTATCGCCGCGAGAGCCGCCTCGGTTTTTCCAGCACCCATTCCCGCGGTCAGTAGAACGTGGCCGTTCTCGAACGCCTCTACGGTCTCAACCTGATGTCTGTAGGCCTCTACGTCCGGGAGCCGTTTCGAGAACCTCGAGAGCGGAATTCCGGCACCTTCCGGTTTTTCACCCTCCCATTCGAGCTCCCACCGAACTCCCATCGATCTCACACCCATAACCGGTCGGAAGGGACGTCTCCCGGGGGTTAAAAGTTGGAAGGTAGAGTGCACCTGCACGTAC
Above is a window of Methanopyrus sp. SNP6 DNA encoding:
- a CDS encoding DUF512 domain-containing protein, which produces MSTEWVTRHLDYDGEKTWLIESHGPPSDPTPPCSPTCRHCYATQLPPDARRRLVIDELSMYPSDLVNHPKLEDVVRRARELVESRENLPLKVITSGKFLTERKLRTLLRYVDQLDFHLLSTDPSERAKLTRESVREAARVLELVRKAAREVDTVANVVAVPDYNLNSLPMILRDLDDWDLRKCVVIPVGVTRYNREGIRPPTSDEIRFLWETCRRMDRELDLDVVPCDSLVPLEEYLKSLNDLASQCAEALGGVDSKIGLITGEMFGLVIEELCRTTNEKLGREVLEPVTVENRYFGGNIGCAGLLTGEDILRELERRDLDVAIVPRISVELGSFIDGVTIFEVSLHAGCEIVVGPERLEDLPDVLAEIPHQ
- a CDS encoding helicase-related protein; amino-acid sequence: MGVRWELEWEGEKPEGAGIPLSRFSKRLPDVEAYRHQVETVEAFENGHVLLTAGMGAGKTEAALAAIEHEHTFPAVFVYPTKALARDQAERMIQYGYDVVIADGDHPGWRAKVQEAEIVVTNPQMIWIHARRGLQFWEFLTDVARCLVWDEVHFYGPKQVNLLLGIVRALRDRRHLFMSGTVGHPDYFCGEVERATGETCTHVRGRGKMAPRKFVVRNTAKMADLLEDIIRYALEDPKTLVFFRTRTQAEHAYQVLCRRYGLEEYVTLHHGALPRDERRRAEREFKRGRASVMITVKTLEVGIDVGSVIRVVHYGIPDRVSDFWQREGRAGRRGQEAESVIYPADPWTSFVTKTPRRFREAYLEGKVERILAYAQSHLAAPPWSNPTESFYGEKGSYRVVREDDSRAVLRDQVDPEDVPRAWAPGCAFRAAGEIWVVSEPPDRKTLTIPAVPVEEYDPTVAQLIEEGWWTYPRIEVHVEGEGKCGIGYVELRWTDTVLSPPPDEPERPIPLERGDITIRVKAYYIRLEDSDLRRRVGTDSAEHAVHALNYALKLKHGVPLSLLNHYVHCPEESDKEAFLLIYESPPAVMPMLEWKSAVEEAIELARKEDPRNLRLPRCPWPEEDVVTFESSVERYLLGILRLVEKLRKREGLPGGVGGQPKYRE